From the Streptomyces nigrescens genome, one window contains:
- a CDS encoding tetratricopeptide repeat protein, translating into MPGSLAVLRDGHRAEAEALLTRAIEEEVRRSGGRLDGDTLLSRARSALEELAGSAAEEYTAYVRALDEAAAGQPSLGRRLTRKELGTPAVATAAAAVAACGADLAYGTGAAAALGAGAAVVVAGAAATVVKLTAGHWPAAHQEAGRRGQPGGAQQLRLQWLTALEVRGIRPFLDQQRMLTAAARGSGTASKPAAATATRGPQLRGADRSAAARQRSVLEHSFAQLPRPEGPFAGRRAELTQIAQWVHAARASTETKPTVVVLHGEPGSGRTALAVRATHQLRDQFRGACVVDLRSDTPGEVPLPTRDALLHLLNRLGAPREQLLFRERPSQEQHVKRLTELYHHHLTGLPVTVLLDDAADPEQVRTLVPERSDSLVLVTSRTPLELPEDLQAWVHQLPVGELDAAGTEELLRATAAGGSEGPDAPGPYDSRAIEEISGLCAGLPLALRVAGSSLGARTAAALATDLAAHEQRSPVERALWLRYSDQSETARRLLRRLALVGRASLGAAASAALLGVEQAEAERQLTTLARAGLIEHVRGERYRLHALVHRFAHDRLVDEEDPGERGAAQERLIRGYAELADSVIRLVDGRTSTRADRFGSHGFTSLDAALQWLDDETSFITSALRHADHGVDQAAVSHLLGALADYCLLRGDLYRLGELSELTRAVGQGLLVRSVQWRTGVAARQLGELDKARTTLSSVVDLYFEAQHPAGAARALRDLGITLQQQGNLTEASAKLREALELQSGADMHGDRAWTLHALAAVERDRAQIAEALTMLREALELHEESESVHGQAWAHFQLGQVHLRRGDVPAAERALQAAMELYGRTHDERGEAWAMTQLARARLVDGDPGPAVDQLRQALPLHHQHEDARGEAWTMYYLGQALEERGEHDAALRQLERSRTMFSRMQDGYGLACARHHSGRVTRDLRAEQTGSLRNSGFARQLLQDARKDFQRIGVPHGEAWSCLELLIIDAGNGRAAQALELADEAARLFAGYGDRRGEDWARFLRCTLLPLASPGGSVVGAAVAQEELAQLVREKHAARDSKLEDCAEAFALLLDRGVEPESGWQAWRLGMVPNRHAREVMGVLIAPAGTE; encoded by the coding sequence ATGCCGGGCTCACTGGCTGTGCTGCGCGACGGCCACCGGGCGGAAGCGGAAGCGCTGTTGACCAGGGCGATCGAGGAAGAGGTGCGGCGCTCGGGCGGGCGGCTCGACGGGGACACGCTGCTCAGCAGGGCGCGCTCGGCGCTGGAGGAGCTGGCGGGCAGCGCCGCCGAGGAGTACACCGCGTACGTCCGGGCGCTGGACGAGGCGGCCGCCGGTCAGCCCTCGCTGGGCCGGCGGCTGACCCGCAAGGAGCTGGGGACCCCGGCGGTGGCGACGGCCGCGGCGGCGGTGGCGGCCTGCGGTGCGGACCTCGCGTACGGCACGGGCGCGGCCGCTGCGCTGGGCGCAGGCGCCGCCGTGGTGGTCGCGGGGGCGGCGGCCACGGTCGTGAAGCTGACCGCGGGCCACTGGCCGGCGGCGCACCAGGAGGCCGGGAGGCGCGGCCAGCCGGGCGGCGCCCAGCAGCTGCGGCTCCAGTGGCTGACCGCACTGGAGGTGCGGGGCATCCGGCCGTTCCTGGACCAGCAGCGGATGCTGACGGCGGCGGCCCGCGGCAGCGGCACGGCGTCCAAGCCGGCCGCGGCGACGGCCACCCGTGGGCCGCAGTTGCGCGGCGCCGACCGCAGCGCGGCGGCCCGCCAGCGGTCCGTGCTGGAGCATTCGTTCGCCCAACTGCCGCGTCCAGAGGGCCCGTTCGCCGGGCGCCGCGCGGAGCTGACACAGATCGCCCAGTGGGTGCACGCGGCCCGCGCGAGCACGGAAACCAAGCCGACGGTGGTGGTGCTGCACGGCGAGCCGGGGTCGGGCCGGACGGCGCTGGCGGTGCGGGCCACCCATCAGCTGCGCGATCAGTTCCGTGGCGCGTGTGTGGTGGATCTGCGCAGTGACACCCCCGGGGAGGTGCCGCTGCCGACCCGGGACGCGCTGCTGCATCTGCTCAACCGGCTGGGCGCACCGCGCGAGCAGCTGCTGTTCCGTGAGCGGCCGTCCCAGGAGCAGCACGTCAAACGGCTCACCGAGCTGTACCACCACCATCTGACCGGTCTGCCGGTGACGGTGCTGCTGGACGACGCCGCGGATCCGGAGCAGGTGCGCACGCTGGTGCCGGAGCGGTCCGACAGCCTGGTGCTGGTCACCTCCCGTACGCCGCTGGAGCTGCCCGAGGACCTCCAGGCATGGGTGCATCAGCTGCCGGTGGGAGAGCTGGACGCCGCGGGCACCGAAGAGCTGCTGCGGGCCACTGCCGCGGGCGGCAGCGAGGGACCTGACGCACCGGGTCCCTACGACTCGCGGGCGATCGAGGAGATCTCCGGGCTGTGCGCGGGGCTGCCGCTGGCGCTGCGGGTGGCGGGCTCCTCGCTCGGTGCGCGCACCGCCGCCGCGCTGGCCACGGACCTGGCGGCCCATGAGCAGCGGTCGCCGGTGGAGCGTGCGCTGTGGCTGCGCTACTCCGACCAGTCCGAGACGGCCCGGCGGCTGCTGCGCCGGCTGGCGCTGGTGGGCCGGGCGAGCCTGGGGGCGGCGGCCTCGGCGGCGCTGCTGGGTGTCGAACAGGCCGAGGCGGAGCGGCAGCTGACGACGCTGGCCCGCGCGGGGCTGATCGAGCATGTCCGTGGCGAGCGCTACCGTCTGCATGCCCTGGTGCACCGCTTCGCGCACGACCGGCTGGTGGACGAGGAGGATCCGGGCGAGCGCGGCGCGGCCCAGGAGCGGCTGATCCGCGGCTATGCGGAGCTGGCCGACTCCGTCATCCGGCTGGTCGACGGCCGTACCTCCACCCGTGCCGACCGCTTCGGCTCGCACGGCTTCACCTCCCTGGACGCGGCCCTGCAGTGGCTGGACGACGAGACCAGCTTCATCACGTCCGCGCTGCGCCATGCCGACCACGGCGTGGACCAGGCGGCGGTCTCGCATCTGCTGGGCGCGCTGGCCGACTACTGCCTGCTGCGCGGCGATCTCTACCGGCTGGGCGAGCTGAGCGAGCTGACCCGGGCCGTCGGGCAGGGGCTGCTGGTCCGCTCGGTGCAGTGGCGCACGGGTGTGGCGGCCCGGCAGCTCGGCGAGCTGGACAAGGCGCGGACCACCCTGTCGTCGGTGGTCGATCTGTATTTCGAGGCGCAGCATCCGGCGGGCGCCGCCCGTGCGCTGCGCGATCTGGGCATCACGCTCCAGCAGCAGGGCAATCTCACCGAGGCCTCGGCCAAGCTCCGGGAGGCGCTGGAGCTGCAGTCCGGCGCCGATATGCACGGCGACCGGGCGTGGACGCTGCACGCGCTGGCGGCGGTGGAGCGGGACCGCGCGCAGATCGCCGAGGCCCTCACCATGCTGCGCGAGGCGCTGGAGCTCCACGAGGAGAGCGAGAGCGTGCACGGCCAGGCCTGGGCGCACTTCCAGCTCGGCCAGGTGCATCTGCGGAGGGGCGATGTGCCGGCCGCGGAGCGCGCCCTGCAGGCGGCGATGGAGCTCTACGGCCGTACCCACGACGAGCGCGGCGAGGCCTGGGCGATGACACAGCTGGCGCGCGCCCGGCTGGTGGACGGCGATCCGGGTCCCGCGGTGGACCAGCTGCGGCAGGCGCTGCCGCTGCACCATCAGCACGAGGACGCCCGCGGTGAGGCCTGGACGATGTACTACCTGGGCCAGGCGCTGGAGGAGCGCGGCGAACACGATGCGGCGCTGCGGCAGCTGGAGCGGTCCCGGACGATGTTCAGCCGGATGCAGGACGGCTACGGTCTCGCCTGCGCCCGGCACCATTCGGGGCGGGTCACCCGTGATCTGCGGGCCGAGCAGACCGGCTCACTGCGCAACAGCGGCTTCGCCCGGCAGCTGCTGCAGGACGCCCGTAAGGACTTCCAGCGGATCGGGGTGCCGCACGGGGAGGCGTGGTCCTGCCTGGAGTTGCTGATCATCGACGCCGGCAACGGCCGGGCGGCGCAGGCGCTGGAGCTGGCCGACGAGGCGGCGCGGCTCTTCGCCGGCTACGGCGACCGGCGGGGCGAGGACTGGGCGCGGTTCCTGCGCTGCACGCTGCTGCCGCTCGCCTCGCCCGGCGGCTCCGTGGTGGGCGCGGCCGTCGCCCAGGAGGAGCTGGCGCAGCTGGTCCGGGAGAAGCATGCGGCCCGCGATTCCAAGCTGGAGGACTGTGCGGAGGCGTTCGCGCTGCTGCTGGACCGCGGGGTGGAGCCGGAGTCGGGGTGGCAGGCATGGCGGCTGGGCATGGTGCCGAACCGCCATGCGCGCGAGGTCATGGGGGTGCTGATCGCACCGGCCGGCACGGAGTGA
- the mca gene encoding mycothiol conjugate amidase Mca, with protein MTEQLRLMAVHAHPDDESSKGAATMAKYVSEGVDVLVATCTGGERGSILNPKLQGDPYIEENIHEVRKKEMDEAREILGVKQEWLGFVDSGLPEGDPLPPLPDGCFALQDVEAAAEPLVRLMRTFKPQVITTYDENGGYPHPDHIMTHKITMVAFEAAGDPEKYPEAGEPWQPQKLYYNQGFNRPRTVALHEALLARGMDSPYGEWLERWKQFEQRERTLTTYVPCDEFFEIRDKALIAHATQIDPDGGWFRVPMDIQREVWPTEEYELAKSLVDTSLPEDDLFAGIRNN; from the coding sequence TTGACTGAGCAGCTGCGATTGATGGCGGTTCACGCCCACCCCGACGACGAGTCGAGCAAGGGTGCGGCCACCATGGCCAAGTACGTGTCCGAGGGGGTGGACGTGCTGGTCGCCACCTGCACAGGCGGTGAGCGAGGATCCATCCTCAACCCCAAACTCCAGGGCGATCCGTACATCGAGGAGAACATCCACGAGGTACGGAAGAAGGAAATGGACGAGGCCCGGGAGATCCTGGGCGTCAAGCAGGAGTGGCTGGGCTTTGTCGACTCCGGGCTGCCCGAGGGCGACCCGCTGCCGCCGCTGCCCGACGGCTGCTTCGCCTTGCAGGACGTCGAGGCGGCGGCCGAGCCCCTCGTCCGCCTGATGCGGACGTTCAAGCCGCAGGTCATCACGACCTACGACGAGAACGGCGGTTATCCCCACCCGGACCACATCATGACCCACAAGATCACGATGGTGGCCTTCGAGGCGGCCGGCGACCCGGAGAAGTACCCGGAGGCCGGTGAGCCCTGGCAGCCCCAGAAGCTCTACTACAACCAGGGCTTCAACCGCCCCCGTACGGTCGCGCTGCACGAGGCGCTGCTGGCACGCGGGATGGATTCGCCCTACGGCGAGTGGCTGGAGCGCTGGAAGCAGTTCGAGCAGCGGGAGCGCACGCTGACCACCTATGTCCCGTGCGATGAATTCTTCGAGATCCGTGACAAGGCGCTGATCGCCCACGCCACCCAGATCGACCCCGACGGCGGGTGGTTCCGGGTGCCGATGGACATCCAGCGCGAGGTCTGGCCGACGGAGGAGTACGAGCTCGCGAAGTCGCTCGTGGACACTTCCCTCCCCGAGGACGACCTCTTCGCGGGCATCCGCAACAATTGA
- a CDS encoding MerR family transcriptional regulator — MRIGDAAAAAGMTPRALRYYEQQGLVTARRTPSGHRVYDEEDIRRLRAVRELRDAGLTVGDVRAFAHLLGRVPADEVPDLLSQEPRPGRCAAVEAVARRRLADLDARIARLSYLRARLAARLGEPEAGVTEPASPGGTVRAGADSGALFRLADAPAPGTPAVRA, encoded by the coding sequence ATGCGCATCGGGGACGCCGCGGCGGCTGCCGGAATGACACCGCGGGCGCTGCGCTACTACGAACAGCAGGGGCTGGTGACGGCCCGTAGGACGCCGTCCGGCCACCGGGTGTACGACGAGGAGGACATCCGGCGGCTGCGGGCGGTGCGCGAGCTCCGGGACGCGGGGCTGACGGTCGGGGACGTGCGGGCCTTCGCCCATCTGCTGGGCAGGGTGCCGGCCGACGAGGTGCCGGACCTGCTCTCTCAAGAACCCCGCCCGGGCCGCTGTGCGGCGGTGGAGGCGGTGGCCCGGCGCCGGCTCGCCGACCTGGATGCCCGTATCGCGCGGTTGTCGTACCTCCGGGCGCGACTCGCGGCGCGCCTGGGCGAACCGGAGGCCGGGGTGACGGAGCCGGCCTCACCGGGCGGCACGGTACGCGCGGGGGCGGACAGCGGCGCGCTCTTCCGGCTGGCGGACGCGCCGGCCCCGGGCACCCCCGCCGTCAGAGCGTGA
- a CDS encoding TetR/AcrR family transcriptional regulator gives MVSARTSATTPPGTPKVGLRERKKIQTRQAIRRAAYRLFEEQGYDATPIDQIAEAADVSPSTVFRYFPTKEDIVLTDEYDTVLEAGLRTRPADEPMVESMRRVTVEALREIAAADRGELVQRIRLIREVPAIRGRTAENTARDAALISAVLAERTGRPAGDLELRVISAAILAALQEAMLNWVEGGESAELEALIDQTMDVLARGLTL, from the coding sequence ATGGTCTCCGCACGTACCTCTGCCACCACGCCGCCCGGAACTCCGAAGGTCGGGCTGCGGGAGCGGAAGAAGATCCAGACCCGGCAGGCGATCCGGCGGGCCGCCTACCGGCTCTTCGAGGAGCAGGGGTACGACGCGACCCCCATCGATCAGATCGCCGAGGCCGCCGATGTCTCACCGAGCACGGTCTTCCGCTACTTCCCGACCAAGGAAGACATCGTGCTCACGGACGAGTACGACACCGTCTTGGAGGCCGGGCTGCGGACCCGTCCCGCGGACGAGCCGATGGTCGAGTCGATGCGGCGGGTCACGGTCGAGGCGCTGCGCGAGATCGCCGCTGCCGACCGCGGCGAACTCGTGCAGCGCATCCGGCTCATCCGTGAAGTCCCCGCGATCCGGGGCCGTACGGCCGAGAACACCGCCCGGGACGCCGCGTTGATCAGCGCCGTGCTGGCGGAGCGCACCGGCCGCCCCGCCGGTGATCTGGAGCTGCGGGTGATCAGCGCAGCGATCCTGGCCGCGCTCCAGGAGGCGATGCTGAACTGGGTCGAGGGCGGCGAGAGCGCCGAACTGGAGGCGCTGATCGACCAGACGATGGACGTGCTGGCGCGGGGCCTCACGCTCTGA
- a CDS encoding thioredoxin domain-containing protein → MPNRLAHETSPYLLQHADNPVDWWPWSAAAFEEARRRGVPVLLSVGYSSCHWCHVMAHESFEDPATAALLNEHFVSVKVDREERPDVDAVYMEAVQAATGQGGWPMTVFLTPDAEPFYFGTYFPPEPRHGMPSFGQILDGVRSAWADRRDEVGEVAGRIVADLAGRSLTESLPADRRPPRPEELHGALMGLTREFDAVHGGFGGAPKFPPSMALEFLLRHHARTGSEGALEMVQATCAAMARGGIYDQLGGGFARYAVDATWTVPHFEKMLYDNALLCRAYAHLWRSTGSDLARRIAVETADFMVRELRTDQGGFASALDADSDDGSGTGKHVEGAYYVWTPEQLRAVLGDEDAAFAAASFGVTEEGTFEEGASVLQLPDTEGPVDAERMASVKRRLLAARDERPRPGRDDKVVASWNGLAIAALAETGAYFDRPDLIQAATDAADLLVRVHMDWHARLHRTSRDGTPGANSGVLEDYADVAEGFLTLASVTGEGVWVEFAGFFLDTVLLQFTTEDGALYDTAADAEALIRRPQDPTDNATPSGWTAAAGALLSYAALTGSDLHRGAAERALGIVTALGGRAPRFIGWGLAVAEAALDGPREVAVVGPQGDPATVALHRAALLGTAPGAAVALGAPGADEVPLLQDRPLVDGRPAAYVCRHFTCERPTTDPEELAERLRG, encoded by the coding sequence ATGCCGAACCGCCTGGCCCATGAGACTTCCCCGTATCTGCTCCAGCACGCCGACAACCCCGTCGACTGGTGGCCGTGGTCCGCCGCCGCGTTCGAGGAGGCCCGGCGGCGCGGGGTGCCGGTGCTGCTCAGCGTCGGCTACAGCTCGTGCCACTGGTGCCATGTGATGGCCCACGAAAGCTTTGAGGACCCGGCCACCGCCGCGCTGCTCAACGAGCACTTCGTGTCCGTCAAGGTCGACCGCGAGGAGCGCCCGGACGTCGACGCCGTCTACATGGAGGCCGTGCAGGCCGCCACGGGCCAGGGCGGCTGGCCCATGACCGTCTTCCTCACCCCGGACGCCGAGCCCTTCTACTTCGGTACGTACTTCCCGCCCGAGCCCCGCCACGGCATGCCGTCCTTCGGGCAGATCCTCGACGGCGTACGCAGCGCCTGGGCCGACCGCCGGGACGAGGTCGGCGAGGTCGCCGGCCGGATCGTCGCCGACCTCGCCGGACGGTCCCTGACCGAGTCGCTGCCCGCGGACCGGCGGCCGCCGCGCCCCGAGGAGCTGCACGGCGCCCTGATGGGCCTGACCCGCGAATTCGACGCGGTGCACGGCGGATTCGGCGGGGCGCCCAAGTTCCCGCCGTCCATGGCGCTGGAATTCCTGCTCCGCCACCACGCCCGCACCGGCTCCGAAGGAGCCCTGGAAATGGTGCAGGCGACCTGCGCGGCCATGGCCCGCGGCGGCATCTACGACCAGCTCGGCGGCGGTTTCGCGCGCTACGCGGTGGACGCCACCTGGACCGTGCCGCACTTCGAGAAGATGCTCTACGACAACGCCCTGCTGTGCCGGGCCTACGCCCATCTGTGGCGGTCCACCGGCTCGGACCTGGCCCGCAGGATCGCCGTCGAGACCGCCGACTTCATGGTCCGCGAACTCCGTACCGACCAGGGCGGTTTCGCCTCCGCGCTGGACGCGGACAGCGATGACGGCTCGGGCACCGGCAAGCACGTCGAGGGCGCCTACTACGTCTGGACGCCCGAGCAGCTGCGCGCCGTACTGGGCGACGAGGACGCGGCATTCGCCGCCGCCTCCTTCGGCGTCACCGAGGAGGGCACCTTCGAGGAGGGCGCCTCGGTCCTCCAACTCCCGGACACCGAAGGCCCGGTGGACGCCGAACGGATGGCCTCCGTCAAGCGGCGGCTGCTCGCGGCGAGGGACGAGCGCCCGCGCCCCGGCCGCGACGACAAGGTCGTCGCCTCCTGGAACGGCCTGGCCATCGCCGCGCTCGCCGAGACCGGTGCCTACTTCGACCGGCCGGATCTGATCCAGGCCGCCACCGACGCCGCCGACCTACTGGTCCGCGTCCACATGGACTGGCACGCCCGGCTGCACCGCACCTCCCGCGACGGCACCCCCGGCGCCAACTCCGGCGTCCTGGAGGACTACGCCGATGTCGCGGAGGGCTTCCTCACCCTGGCCTCGGTCACCGGGGAGGGCGTCTGGGTGGAGTTCGCGGGCTTCTTCCTGGACACCGTGCTGCTCCAGTTCACCACCGAGGACGGCGCGCTCTACGACACCGCGGCCGACGCCGAGGCGCTGATCCGCCGCCCCCAGGACCCGACCGACAATGCGACGCCCTCCGGCTGGACCGCGGCGGCCGGAGCCCTGCTCTCGTATGCGGCGCTCACTGGCAGCGACCTCCACCGGGGCGCCGCGGAGCGGGCCCTGGGCATCGTCACCGCGCTCGGCGGCCGGGCCCCGCGCTTCATCGGATGGGGTCTGGCCGTCGCCGAGGCCGCACTGGACGGGCCGCGCGAGGTCGCGGTCGTCGGCCCGCAGGGCGATCCGGCCACCGTGGCGCTGCACCGCGCCGCGCTGCTCGGCACCGCCCCGGGGGCGGCCGTCGCGCTGGGCGCCCCCGGGGCCGACGAGGTACCGCTCCTCCAGGACCGCCCTCTGGTCGACGGCCGACCGGCCGCCTATGTCTGCCGCCACTTCACCTGCGAGCGGCCGACGACCGACCCGGAGGAGCTGGCGGAGCGACTCCGGGGATGA
- a CDS encoding amidase, whose amino-acid sequence MTNLLRKRSLVQEAAALRAGTDDPVDAVNRSCDRIDTVDPQVRAFVPEEGRRSRLLEAARRAAADVRGPAGRPALHGVLVGIKDIVQVDGLPTRAGSALPPEALGGPQATVVDRLCAAGALVAGKTVTAEFAVTAPGPTRNPHNPAHTPGGSSSGSAAAVAAGMVPLAIGTQTVGSMIRPAAYCGVVGFKPSYGRIPVDGVIPNAASFDTLGCYATEVAGVALAASVLVDGWQRGYPPNEAGRSARWRDPAGRGPRPVLGVPAGPYLERAGDEALRAFEEQRELLRSAGYAVHEVPVMDDFEQIVEQLRTMNRYEVARAHQDWFARFGDRYRQETTAAILEGRTIGDAAYEAARTRRNAFRARLAADRAAAGIDLWIAPSATGPAPAGLTTTGASVMCLPWSNAGLPSVSLPAGHAANGLPLGLQLIGGSGADEDLLHGAAGIEHVLNGGGRDTAVPGESARNAGGRRSADRRPGPERVD is encoded by the coding sequence GTGACGAACTTGCTCAGGAAGCGATCACTCGTCCAGGAAGCCGCGGCGCTACGGGCCGGCACGGACGACCCCGTCGACGCGGTCAACCGCTCGTGCGACCGCATCGACACCGTCGATCCGCAGGTGCGGGCCTTCGTGCCCGAGGAAGGGCGGCGTAGCCGGCTTCTGGAGGCGGCGCGACGGGCGGCCGCCGATGTGCGGGGCCCCGCCGGCCGGCCCGCCCTCCATGGCGTCCTCGTGGGTATCAAGGACATCGTGCAGGTCGACGGGTTGCCCACCCGTGCGGGCTCGGCGCTGCCGCCCGAGGCGCTCGGCGGCCCGCAGGCCACCGTCGTCGACCGGCTGTGCGCCGCCGGTGCGCTGGTCGCGGGCAAGACCGTCACCGCGGAGTTCGCCGTCACGGCCCCGGGCCCGACCCGCAATCCGCACAACCCGGCGCATACGCCCGGCGGTTCGAGCAGCGGTTCGGCGGCCGCCGTAGCCGCCGGGATGGTGCCGCTGGCCATCGGGACGCAGACCGTCGGCTCGATGATCCGGCCCGCCGCGTACTGCGGAGTGGTCGGCTTCAAGCCGAGCTACGGGCGGATACCGGTCGACGGGGTGATCCCCAACGCCGCGAGTTTCGACACCCTCGGCTGCTACGCCACGGAGGTGGCGGGTGTCGCCCTGGCGGCATCGGTGCTGGTCGACGGGTGGCAGAGGGGATACCCGCCGAACGAAGCCGGCCGGAGTGCCCGGTGGAGGGATCCGGCGGGGCGCGGGCCGCGCCCGGTGCTGGGCGTGCCGGCCGGTCCCTACCTGGAGCGCGCCGGCGACGAGGCCCTGCGCGCCTTCGAGGAGCAGCGGGAGCTGCTGCGGTCCGCGGGGTATGCCGTCCACGAGGTGCCGGTGATGGACGACTTCGAGCAGATCGTGGAGCAACTGCGCACGATGAACCGCTACGAAGTGGCGCGGGCGCACCAGGACTGGTTCGCCCGCTTCGGCGACCGCTATCGCCAGGAGACCACGGCGGCCATCCTGGAGGGCCGGACGATCGGGGACGCCGCCTACGAGGCGGCCCGGACACGGCGCAACGCCTTCCGCGCACGGCTCGCGGCGGACCGCGCCGCGGCCGGTATCGACCTGTGGATCGCCCCGTCCGCCACCGGGCCCGCGCCCGCCGGTCTCACCACCACCGGCGCCTCGGTCATGTGCCTGCCGTGGAGCAACGCCGGGCTGCCGTCCGTCAGCCTGCCCGCGGGGCACGCCGCCAACGGGCTGCCGCTGGGACTCCAACTCATCGGCGGATCCGGCGCGGACGAAGACCTGCTCCACGGGGCGGCAGGGATCGAGCACGTACTCAACGGGGGCGGGCGGGACACGGCCGTGCCCGGCGAAAGCGCACGGAACGCCGGTGGCCGGCGGAGTGCGGACCGCCGTCCGGGCCCGGAACGGGTGGACTGA
- the trhA gene encoding PAQR family membrane homeostasis protein TrhA, with the protein MTSAPDAAESQPPSAPPAIAAVAAVAAPLKPRLRGWLHAGMFPAVLLSGVILTALADSPRGRLACAIYTMTACLLFGVSALYHRGNWGPRADGVLRRLDHANIFLIIAGTYTPLTMLLMPGSRGQTLLWAVWAAALAGILFRVFWVGAPRWLYTPCYIAMGWAAVFFLPDFLRTGGVAVLVLVIVGGLLYSAGGVIYGLKRPNPSPRWFGFHEVFHSFTLAAFVVHYVGISLVAYTHS; encoded by the coding sequence ATGACTTCCGCGCCCGACGCCGCCGAGAGCCAGCCCCCCTCCGCTCCGCCCGCGATCGCGGCGGTCGCCGCCGTGGCCGCACCCCTCAAACCCAGACTCCGCGGCTGGCTCCACGCCGGAATGTTCCCCGCCGTGCTCCTCTCCGGCGTCATACTCACCGCCCTCGCCGACAGCCCCCGCGGCCGCCTGGCCTGCGCGATCTACACCATGACCGCCTGTCTGCTCTTCGGGGTCAGCGCCCTTTACCACCGCGGCAATTGGGGCCCGCGCGCCGACGGCGTACTGCGCCGGCTCGATCACGCCAATATCTTCCTGATCATCGCGGGCACCTATACGCCGCTGACGATGCTGCTCATGCCAGGCTCCCGCGGACAGACGCTGCTCTGGGCGGTCTGGGCGGCCGCACTGGCCGGGATCCTCTTCCGGGTCTTCTGGGTCGGCGCTCCACGCTGGCTCTACACCCCCTGCTACATCGCCATGGGCTGGGCCGCCGTCTTCTTCCTGCCCGACTTCCTGCGCACCGGCGGCGTCGCCGTCCTCGTCCTGGTCATCGTCGGCGGGCTGCTCTACAGCGCCGGCGGCGTCATTTACGGGCTCAAGCGCCCCAACCCCTCACCCCGGTGGTTCGGCTTCCACGAGGTCTTCCACTCCTTCACCCTGGCGGCCTTCGTCGTGCACTACGTCGGCATCTCCCTGGTGGCCTATACACACTCCTGA
- a CDS encoding MDR family NADP-dependent oxidoreductase gives MTHRTHREVRLTARPQGPVTDDLFEIVEVPVPEPGPGQVLVRNTVMAVAAVMRTLMDENNVVPVPAFEVGEPLNGPALGEVVAAPGTDLTPGDLVEHRLGWREYALLDADGVHRRAPGLMPDPAAYLSQGPTAWMGIVRGAEVRPGDTVFVTGAAGGVGSLAGQVARLRGAARVIGSTGSQEKADRLIKEFGYDAVVIRGAGPIEEQLRAAAPEGIDALFDNVGGEQLRAAIAVANTGARLALVGALSSQLSEDGKPHTTEIDTLSLLARNITLRGVALHAHMDLVPEWNQRFGEGLRDGTLTFPHTRLHGIEQAPRALRELTEGRHLGAVLVEL, from the coding sequence ATGACACACCGCACACACCGCGAAGTCCGCCTGACCGCCCGCCCCCAGGGGCCGGTCACCGATGACCTCTTCGAGATCGTGGAGGTGCCGGTCCCGGAACCCGGACCCGGGCAGGTGCTGGTACGCAACACCGTGATGGCCGTCGCCGCCGTCATGCGCACGCTGATGGACGAGAACAACGTCGTGCCGGTGCCCGCCTTCGAGGTCGGCGAGCCGCTGAACGGGCCCGCCCTCGGCGAGGTCGTCGCCGCCCCGGGGACCGACCTCACGCCCGGCGACCTGGTGGAACACCGCCTCGGCTGGCGCGAATACGCCCTGCTGGACGCCGACGGGGTACACCGGCGCGCCCCCGGCCTGATGCCCGACCCGGCCGCCTACCTCTCCCAGGGCCCCACCGCCTGGATGGGCATCGTGCGCGGTGCCGAAGTACGCCCCGGGGACACGGTCTTCGTCACCGGGGCGGCCGGCGGCGTGGGCTCCCTGGCCGGTCAGGTCGCCCGGCTGCGCGGCGCCGCCCGGGTGATCGGCAGCACCGGGTCGCAGGAGAAAGCGGACCGGCTCATCAAGGAATTCGGCTATGACGCGGTGGTGATCCGCGGCGCAGGACCCATCGAGGAGCAGCTGCGGGCGGCGGCCCCGGAAGGCATCGACGCGCTCTTCGACAACGTCGGCGGCGAACAGCTGAGGGCCGCCATCGCCGTCGCCAACACGGGTGCCCGGCTCGCCCTCGTAGGGGCGTTGTCCAGCCAGCTGTCCGAGGACGGCAAGCCTCATACGACCGAGATCGACACCCTCTCGCTGCTCGCCCGCAACATCACCCTGCGCGGTGTCGCCCTGCACGCGCACATGGATCTGGTCCCCGAGTGGAACCAGCGGTTCGGCGAGGGGCTGCGCGACGGCACCCTCACCTTCCCGCACACCCGGCTGCACGGCATCGAGCAGGCGCCGCGGGCACTGCGCGAGCTGACCGAGGGACGCCATCTGGGCGCCGTACTCGTGGAGTTGTGA